The genomic stretch AGTGTCTCTACCAAGAACTGTGACCGCGCGAACGTTCACTTCGAAACAAGTCAAAACCTGCACTGCACAGGCGGCGTGACGGTGCGCGACACGCACCTACGAAACTCAAAATGCCGTCGGCCGAATATTCGGCGGTCGGATACCGAACATTCGGCTGTTGGTCAGGCCGAACATCCggtatccggtatccggcCAAACAACTATTCGTTGCATCTCTACTTATTATAACTTAATAAACATGAACCATCCCGTAGATGAATGTCCAAAACAGGACATACGTAAATAGACCTCCAAAGAAGCCATTTGTGAAGAGACTCTGCCGAGACACATAGTACTTTTGCCAGTGCGGACCTGCCTTTATCATGAACATTACCCATAGAACAATAACCGAGAACATGTAGAATGCAAATCCATTTAATCCAGTCAGGCCAAGCACACCtgaaattgtttaataatttgttataaataagattgttgcatgtttttttgtttatgtagAATTAACTGATTGGTATGACTATTGAAATTTTAAGCATCTATTTCGAATAGGTAACTTTTGTAAGCTATTTCAAGGTATGTACTTACTACTGAGTATGTAAGTACATagatacttaaatataatggTTATTtactgttaaaatttatataaaattctgaATTATTCCCAAATAAGCAAAATGTACGAAAAaatcataacaaaaaaatgtctcagtctggcaggacacagaaggctgatcacctacttgtccctatagaaaatcgatcagtgaaacagatgtatcaTCTGCCCCTTATTACCCCACTTGGgaacacgggacttcacttttttttcgaataaagttgaacaatttgaaaaaagaacaaattttatatattatgataataccTGCCGTGGATCCCGATAGTGCAGACATAGATGTCCGACAATATTCAACAACAATTGCATTATTTCTCAATGCTACTTCGCTGTACGCTATAGGCTCAGGTTTGTTATCCTTAGTTTTTAATGTTACCGACATTTTCACACGTCAATACAACAAATTCAATTAGTAAGGTTATCCGCCGTCACAGTCAGCCTAAAGTATTTGCTTTATTAgtaattgattaaattttaatgtgtattctatttatgtttattcttTGTTTATTGTGAACGTTGTGAACTTTTTACACTCGCAAAGGTGAAAGGTTAAAACCTTTAAAACcactaaaacttaaaaattgaGGACACTTAGGTAAGTCATAATCTTTGACAGTTATTTGACATTCGTCGAAATTCgacaagtaggtaggtacatcaacagatcatatattttttagtcatgtttttttaaatataaaaata from Colias croceus chromosome 24, ilColCroc2.1 encodes the following:
- the LOC123702969 gene encoding ER membrane protein complex subunit 6, which codes for MSVTLKTKDNKPEPIAYSEVALRNNAIVVEYCRTSMSALSGSTAGVLGLTGLNGFAFYMFSVIVLWVMFMIKAGPHWQKYYVSRQSLFTNGFFGGLFTYVLFWTFIYGMVHVY